The Drosophila willistoni isolate 14030-0811.24 unplaced genomic scaffold, UCI_dwil_1.1 Seg619, whole genome shotgun sequence genome window below encodes:
- the LOC124461745 gene encoding uncharacterized protein LOC124461745, with the protein MQKLLASQPHIEKVRNALANDGIQWVFIPPHAPHWGGKWESAVRCVKLHIRRVIGKSTLTYEQMRTLLAQVSAVVNSRPLCYNSDTDINYLSPAHFLIGRPLTTIPEADLGHIPVGRLGYWQSIQSMMQGFWKQWHQEYLTTLQQRPKWTTTTPNIAVGDVVLVKESNTPPAHWHLALVLEAYPGKDQLVRAVRLKTSSGELTRPITKVAVLPRSETVFQGGPGSTLSLTKEHSAPESKQNGTDSPVELLLMAELQYRCLHVSQLLGRFLVIVLLDKRMRSVQARRI; encoded by the exons ATGCAGAAGCTGCTGGCATCTCAGCCACACATCGAAAAGGTTAGGAATGCTCTGGCGAATGATGGCATTCAATGGGTATTCATTCCACCACATGCTCCTCATTGGGGAGGAAAATGGGAATCTGCAGTCAGATGCGTAAAGCTGCATATTCGCCGAGTCATTGGGAAATCTACTCTCACCTACGAGCAGATGCGAACTCTACTTGCACAAGTCAGTGCGGTGGTCAACTCACGACCCTTGTGCTACAACTCGGACACAGATATCAATTATTTGTCGCCAGCACATTTCTTGATCGGCAGGCCTCTCACAACTATACCAGAGGCAGACTTAGGCCACATCCCCGTGGGCCGACTTGGGTACTGGCAAAGTATCCAATCTATGATGCAAGGTTTCTGGAAGCAATGGCATCAGGAGTATCTTACCACATTGCAACAGCGTCCAAAGTGGACCACTACAACACCAAATATAGCAGTGGGAGATGTGGTGCTTGTAAAGGAATCGAACACCCCACCAGCTCACTGGCATCTGGCGCTGGTTCTCGAAGCCTACCCAGGCAAGGATCAATTGGTTCGAGCGGTTAGACTCAAGACCTCTTCGGGAGAATTAACTCGGCCAATCACCAAGGTTGCGGTATTGCCCCGTTCAGAAACTGTGTTTCAGGGCGGGCCGGGAT CGACGCTTTCCTTAACCAAGGAGCATTCAGCTCCAGAGTCGAAACAAAATGGAACGGACTCACCGGTTGAACTGCTCCTGATGGCGGAGCTACAGTACAGATGTCTACACGTTTCTCAATTACTCGGTCGTTTCCTCGTGATCGTCCTTTTGGACAAGCGGATGCGAAGTGTCCAAGCTCGTCGCATTTGA